The Candidatus Latescibacter sp. genome contains the following window.
GGGGGGATGCCAAAGGCAGGGGGGATTTCTTCTTCCCAGCGAATAAAGATCCCCCCGCCGCTTGAGCGGCGACCCCCTTTTTAAGGGGGTTAAAAAAAGAAACTCCAGCACTAGACATTATCTGATTGACATTACACTAGAATAGGATAGATCCTGAAACGAGTTCAGGATGACACGTGTCATGCCGAACTTGTTTCGGCATCTCAAATACCTGTGAATTTTTCTTTCATTCCGAGGAATTATGCCCATGATTATGCGATTATTTTTCATGTCGGCGGCGGCGCTCTTATTCTCTTTTTATGCATTCAGCGCGGAGCCGAAAGACAAAACTCCCGACAGGATCGATTTCACTCTTTCGGACACGTTCGAATCGGGTGAGATAAACGCCTGGGAGAGCTACCCGATTGCGGAGGATCCCGGATTCGATCCCGAAATCTGCTGTGTTCAGGAACCGACCTGGAAGGGGAGCGCTTACTCGCTCGCCAAGGTCATAAAACCCAACGACACCGATTACCCCCGTGATGAAAACCTGGTCGGTATGACCAAGAAAACCCGCCTGTGGACCGGTCCGCAAACCGAGCTTACCGTCGCGGCCTTCCTGGACGGTGACCGTAAAGCGAAAGAGCTCCGGATTATTCTCTATTCATCGGATGGCCGGCGCTTTGTGTGGTCGCAGGCGGCCCCGGCCGCCAATACCTGGATTCCACTTCGCCTCCAAATGACCAATTTCAGCGCGGGGAATGAAAAACTCACCACAGGCAGGCTCATCGAGGCGGTGACTGTGGTGGCCTCTTACGGTCCGGTCAATCCCCACCGAAGCTACACGCTCTGCATAGACGATTTCGTTTTGACCGGGCAGATTTCACGCCGGTTCGTTGCGAAAGAGCCATCCTCCACCTATCTTGACAAATTTTTCTTTACCTTTCTTAACCGCCACTTTTACCGTGGAGAGGCCCTTTCCCTGAATGTGCAGCCCGAAGAGGGAAACAGGCCGCTGACCCTGGAGTCGGTGAATGCCACTGTCTATGATTCCCACCAAAATGCCAAGGCTAAAAATGTTCCGCTGGAAAGCGCCGGGGGCGGCGTCTGGGGCAGCGCATCGCTCTGCCGCATCGGGGAAAACGATCCCGCCGGGCGCTGGAAAATCGAGATGAACGGTGTAGGAACCGGAGGAGAGTTCGTGCATGACGAGCTGTATTTCATCGTGCCGGAAAAGCGGTTTACTCCGCAGGAGCATCCACGGCTGTTCTTTTCCGCTTCGGAGCTGAAGGTGTTGAAAGCGGACAAGGACCCAAAACGGGCGAAAATTCTGGAGGCGGCGCTTGCCTCCGCCCGGAACTCGGTTGCCCGGGGCAGCATCGATGATATTGTCGAGGCGAAAAATCCTAACTTGGAATTCCTTGATGGCGGTCCCTTTTCTCCCGCCTGGGACTATTACCGTTTGTGGTCGAGGCCGGGAGGCATCGTGCGTGATGTGGCCGCCTCCGGCGCGTTCCTCTATGCATTGACCGGCGATGTGGAATCCGGGCGGAAGGCGAAGGAATTCATGCTGCAGTTTGCCGATTTCAATGCCTGGATGCATCCCTGGTTCACCAGCCACCACATGTACGGCTACTACCCGGTGGGGCTGTGGTGTTACGGCATGGCGATCGGTTACGATCTCCTCTATCCGCTGTTCACCCCCCAGGAGCGCGTCAAAATCCGCCTGGCCATGATGGAGAAAGCCATAATCCCTCACTACCGGGATCATGTGCTGCTTAACCGTAAACCCTCAAATATCACCAACCACATCGGTATGAATACCACCGGGATCATCCTCGGAACCCTGGCGCTTCTGGGCGAAGATCCGGAAAATCCTGACATGGAGCCCTATCTCTCGGGATTCCTGGCCAAATACAAGGCGCATATCGATGCCGCATACCGTCCCGATGGAAGCTACGCCGAGCCGGAAGGATATGCCGGAACCGATTCGGAGGACCTGGTGAAATGCCTGGATGCGCTGGAAAGAATCCTGGGCATCGACTGGACGACCACTACTAATGTCAAGAACGTTTATCTGTACGCGGTTTTCCTTGGAACAGCAAACGGCCGCAACTGTCCGGCTTTCGGCGACGGCGGCCGAGACTGGGGTTTCGCGCTCCGGAACCTTTACCTCTGGCTGGCGCACCGCACAAAAGACCACATTGCCATCGAGCGTTACACCTGGCTGACAGAGTCAGGGACTTTTTCGCCGAACTATACTTTCTTTGATTTCCTTTGGTATCCTGACCCGACCTTCCCACGAGCGTATTTTGACTCAATGGTTTTCCCTTTCTCGCACTGGTTCTGGTCAAAGGGAAATGTCGTATTCCGTTCGGGCATGGATCAGGATGCGCTCATTTTCGCCATGAAATGCGGCCCGCATTCAAACCATTATCATCTCGATCAGGGTACGTTCTGGCTGCTGTATAATAACGAAACCCTCCTCAGCGAGGCGGGATATGTGAATTACTACACCAATCTCTATTACCGTTCGTTCTATATCCAGCCGATTGCTCACAACACCCTTCTTCTCAATCAATACCCGGAATCGCAGAGGATCGCCGATCTGGACGATGAAGTCCATGCCAGGAACGAATTCCCCCGAATAACATCTTGTTTCATCGGTGGGATCAATGATGTGGAGGGCGAGCTTTCATGCGTATACAAGGGAAGGCTCTCGAAGTATACCCGTTCTTTCGTGTATATGGGAAGATACCTTGTGATGTATGATGATGCTGCATCCTTTAACCCGGAGCGGTTTACCTGGGTATTCAACGCCGAGGGGAAGGATACGTTCAAAGGGAGCGGTTCGACAGTGCAGATCGTCCGTCCGAAAGCCGGGCTTCGAATGGAGATTCTTACTCCCGAAAAACTGACACGTACTATCAAACCGCACCCCGACCGCGACGGCTCCCTTATCATGCTCACCACACCGGAGCCATCGAAAGCGGAAAAATTCCTTGCCGTCCTCATTCCTTCACGCGAGGATAACCGGGTTGAACATGCGGCGTGGAAAATCTCCCGGATAAACTGGGACGGCTGGACAGGGGTTGTAGTAAACAGGGACTCGACCATAGAACAGGTGTTGTTTCGGACAGCTCCGGGCAATGGTATCATTTCAGCGGTCGAATGGGAAACGGACGGGGATCGCATGGCGATCTCATCCGATATTAAAAGAGGTGTGTATAGCCTGTATATCAGAGAAGCGACATTGCTGAAGAAAGCTGGAGAAGCTGGTGAAACGATAATGCGTTCAAAAGAAAGAGTGTCCATTAACCTTGGTTATATCAACAGGGAGCGTAACTTTATTTTCGGCTCTGCCGATTCTAAAACAGCTTCTACCCTTTCTCTGAAGGTGGGTTGGAAACCGCAAAAAATTCTTTTGAACGATGCAGTGTCGAAATTCGAGTATGATAGCAAAACTGGTATGGCAGCTTTCAACCTTAAGGCTGGAACGAATGGGTTTTGGATTCAGCAGTGAAAAATTGCACTAAGGAGCAAGCCATGCGGAAAATCAATCTTTTCATATTCCTGATCTGTATTTTTTTCATCATTCCCGCTCTCTCATCGGGACAATCTTCCGTTAAACTTCCTGAGGTTTCCCTGGTTGAAAAACCTTCTCTCTCCTCTTTCGAAGCTATCCCGGAAAAGCTTGCACGGGTGCAGCCGCCGGTTCCGGAGGGCTGGAGAGAAGTGCCTTTTGAGGAAACCGCTCCCGATCCTGTCCTCACTCCCCAGGAGAAAAAACAGGGCTTCATGCTGTTTCAGCGCTTATATATGGAACCGGTGTATGCCAACACCAAGCCGCTTGCCGGGGAACGACTCCGCTCTCTCGTCGCATTCGCCGCTCCCGGCGAATTCGAGCCGCTCACCCTGGGGGTCTACCCTGTACGTCCGCTGAAAAATCTCCGGATCATCGTGTCACCTCTCAAAAGCGCCTCCGCCGAAATTCCCGCGTCCGCAGTGGAAACGCGCCTGGTCACCTGCTGGAACATCCGCTATCCCGGCTACAGCTCGACCGACACCTGGCGTCATACTCCCGAGCTTCTTGAGAAGGTGACCGAGCACTCCTCCCCGTCAGGGGAGTGCCAGCGCTGGTGGTTGAAAATTCATGTGCCGGAGAACGCCCGCCCCGGCCTCTACCGCGGGACAGTCACCGTGTTCGATGACGGCTGTGAGAAAGCGGTCGCGGTACCGCTCCTTCTCCGTGTGCTGGGGTTCAAGCTGGAGAAAGACCCGAACAAGCATTTCACTGCCTATTACTATGATATGTACAGCGTGGTCCCGAATTCACGGTCGAAGGACAACCCGGAATGGCTGGAAAAGGCTATGGCGAATGAGTATCGCACCATGGTCGAGTACGGGTTCGATATGCTCCCGACCGGCTACCTGCGCGCCGATGAGAACGGGCGCGCCATCCTGCGCCATCCCGAAATGATCGGTCAGATGATGCAGGCCGGCATGAAAGGACCCTATCCGGTCACCGCTGACGCCGTGGTGAAGCAGCTCTACAATAAAATGTCCGACGGCACTGTGGGGGCGCACTGGGCTATCAGCAAGATGCCCCCGGATGAATTCTATACCCGGTTGACCGAAGTGGTAAAGGCTTTCGAGAAAGAACGAAAGGCCAATGGCTGGCCGGAGTTCATCTACTGCCCGGTCGACGAGGTGCATGTCAGCGCCAGAACGTTCGGCATGAAGGTATACGCCGCCATGAAAGCCGCCGGTGTCCGCACCTACATCACCAAGGATCCCAAATCTCCGGATGCTGCCGATTACGCCCCCTCTGTAGACATCTGGTGTTCGCAGCCCTATTCGACACCTTACGAGAAGGTGGTCTCTTCGCAGAAGTACGAGTACTGGTGCTATCCGAACCATGTGGCCGGGGAGGTCAAGAATCCACGAGTCATGTGCCGCGGCGGGCGGATGACCTACGGTTACGGTTTCTGGCGGAGCGGTTATTCAACCCTCATTCCCTGGCACTGGCGGTGGCAGTCCGGCCCCGACCCGTTCGATTACCTCAAGGGAAACACCACCTCCGGCTGCGGCCAGCGGATCGACGATGACGGCACAGTCATTCCAACCGCCTACTGGGAATGCTTCCGCGAGGGGTACGATGACGCCCGGTATATCTACACTCTTGAGAATACAATTGTCCGGCGGGAAGGATCAACCGATCCCGCCTGCCGTAAGCTGACTTTAGAGGGGCGGAAACTCCTTCAGGGAATCTGGTCTTCCATCCGGGTGCAGGAAAAATACATGGATGACGGTCTCTGGGCTTCCGGCGATTTTGACGCCTGGCGCTGGCGCATGGCGGCGCTTACAGAAAAGCTGAACGCTTTCCCCGCGCTGAACCGGAACCAGGCCCCTTCCGTGCTGGTGGGCGACACGAAAGCCGGGGCAGAGGAAGCCGCCCCCGTTTCTTCTCCGGGAACTACGGGGGAAAAGGATGAGATACTCGATCTCGGCGATAATAACTTTGCCCGCTGGAAAAGCGGCACCACGGAAGGAAAAACCGCGGTGACTGACAAAGAAAGCCGCCACGGCGGCAAGTGCCTGAAATACGAGGTACTGGTTGATCACAATGTGGATGGCGGCGAGGGCGGGAAATACCCGGTCGGATGGCCGCGCCTGGTCATGGAGTTCTCTGAGGGTGAGCTTGACCTGACCCGGTATGACTACCTGTCCTTCTGGCTCAAAGTCGATTCAAACCGTGACGAGGTGGCCGATGACAGTACTCCGTTCTCCATAAACCTTCGCTCGTATCCGAGGGGCGGAAGCGCAGACATGCGGATGGACATCGGCGACCATCAGCGGGAATGGATTCCATTCCGCATACCCGTAACAGACCTGATCGGGAAATCCCCCTCGAACTCTTCGCCCTGGAAGTCGCTCCGAACGCTCCAGTTCGGAATCTCGGAGGCCAATTATACTCACGGCGCCCGGCTGGTGTTTTATCTGGATGAAATCTCCCTGGTCAAGCTGAAGACGCCCCGGATTCGCGCAGTCTCTGCTCCCCTCCATATCTGGGCGAACCGGCCCTCCCTGCCCGTTTCCTTCGATTTGCTGGGAATGGCCGGGGTGCAGCCGGGAAGCTACACCCTCCGGGTATCGCTGCTCGACAGCCGCGATAAGCCGGTCGCCTCTTCCGTGCAAGACCTTGAAAAGCCGAATCGGATAACCCTTGAGGCAGGCGCGCTCTCGCCGGGAAATTACCAGCTTCGCCTGGAAATCCGGGATAAAAGCGGGAAAGTGTGCTCTTCTCTGATACGAAATGTTTTGGGACTGGATGGGCCTGAGAGTGTTAATAATTAAGCAGAAAATGTGAAAAAGGCGCTTCAATTCGCGAAGCGCCGTTTTTAAAGATACTTTTGAAATACGGTTTCTCGCTAAGTCCTGGACGAAAAAGGTTCAGGATCTATCTGTCGTCTGTATTCTTTTTTCATTGACTTTGCGTAGAGATTATAGCGCCGTTTTCCCCCTCTTTTCCTTTACTTTGTTCACACCGAAGAAAATGAAGAACACCACCGTGGCGACCATGATGATGGATGCTCCGGAGGTGATATTGAACGCATAGGAAATCCACAATCCCGAAAAGGTGAACAATGCGCTGGCGATGAAAGAATACACCATCATACCCCCTAGCGAGCGTGAAAAGGTTTCGGCGATATAGGTCGGAATGGTGAGCAGGGCGATGACCAGTATCAGCCCGACAACCCGTATGGTCATGACCACGGTGAGGGCGGATATGGAGAGGAGAATGAAGTAGAGAAGCCTGACTTTCACCCCACGGAGGGCGGCATATTCCGCATCGTAGGAAAGCGCCAGGAAATCCTTGTAGAGTATGATAACGCCGAGGATGATTACCATGTCCAGCGCCAGGGCGAACCAGAGGTCGGCATGGGGAACCGTCAGGATGCTCCCGAACAGGTAGCTCATGAGATCGACGCTATACCCCGGGGAGAGGTCGATGCAGATGATGCCGAACGCCATTCCTGCCGCCCAGAGCGCCCCGATGATGCTGTCCGTACGGTATTTGCTCGTGAGGGTGAGCACCCCGATGATGAGGGCGATGAAGAGGGAAAAAAGCCCGGCCCCGAGGAGAGGGGGAATCCCGAGAAGAAACGCCAGTCCGATTCCGCCGTAGGCAGAGTGAGCAATCCCGCCGGAGATGAAAACCATGCGGTTAACCACCACAAGCGAGCCGATTACTCCGCAGGCCAGGCTGACGAGAACTCCGGCGATCAGGGCGTTTTGCATGAAATCATAGTGGAGAGCTTCTATCATGGAGTGTATTCCTCGCCGGAACGGTGAAGCTGCCTGTCTGCCTGTTCGCCGAGCAGCTCCACCGGACAGAAGTGTTCGAGGGATATTCCCGTCAGTTTGCCGAGCATTTCGGAGGACATAATCGGGGCATTGTGGACAAAAAGAGTGGTATTCACATGTGCCACCGATTTGGCAATCCCCAGGAGGATGTTCAGATCATGGCTGACTACCAGGATGGTCATGTTCTCGTTCAGTTTTTTCAGGATATCGTAGATCTTCTGCTGTCCTTCGATATCGATGCTGGCAGTTGGCTCGTCCAGAAGCAGAATATCCGGCTCCGAAGCAAGAGTCCGTGCGATGAAAACACGCTGGCGCTGTCCGCCGGAAAGGGAGCCGATTCTGCGGCTGCGGAATGCTCCCATATCCACCGTTTCCAGGGCATGCTGCGCTATCTCACGGTCGGTTTTCGTATAGCGCCAGAGCTTTTTAGGGTGCCCCAGCCTGCCCATCAGAGCTGCATCAATGACGGTTATGGGGAAATCACGGTTGTACGAGGTGTCCTGGGTAACATATCCCAGCCTATGGACGATTGCCGCTTCGCGGGAACGATGAAACCGTTTCGCGGGATCTTCCCCGAAAACCCGGACGGTTCCTTTCTTCGGTTGCAGCATGCCGAGAATAAGTTTCAAAAGGGTGGTTTTTCCGCCGCCGTTCGGTCCGATTACAGCCAGAAAATCATTCCGTTCCACTTTGAAGGTAATATCCTTCAGCACAGTTGCTGCTTCGCAGGAACGAAAAACCGTTTCCCCATTATAGGAAAACCAGACATTCTTCAATTCTATAACGGGTATCGAATTCATCATCACCTCAAAGCGGCTTTGAATTCTTCCGCTGCAGTCCTTAAATTTTTCGCCCAATTCTCCGCCATGGGATCTGCATACACCAGTCGGCCGTGAATTGCGTCTGCAATTGTCCGGGCGCTCCGGGCGGAAAATTGCGGCTGTACAAAGATAACAGTGATTTTCTGCTCGCGGGCGAGTTTTATCAATTTCATAAGCTCTGAGGGTTTCGGCTCCTTTCCAGCAATCTCTATGGGAATTTCCTTGAGACCGTAAGCCTGCGCAAAATATGCCCAGGCCGGATGAAACACCATAAATTTCCCATTTTCCCCCCTTAATAAGGGGGGTAGGGGGGATTTTGCCTGCTGACGGCCGTAAAAGAGCTTTTTCAAATCGGCGTCGAGGGAATCGATTTCAGCATTGAATCGGGTGAGATTCGCCCGGTATTCTTCAATGTGCGCCGGGTCGATTTTAGCAAGACCGTCGAAAATGGACTGAGCCTGAATTTTTACTAGAGGGGGGGAAAGCCAGATATGAATATCCATTCCGCTTTCGGGAGTTTCAGCGCGCACAAGTTCATGATATTCTTCCTGCGCCAGGGGAATCCTCGGAACATTTTCTTCGGTGTGTACGATGAGCAGCCGCGGATTGGTGGACTTGAAGCGGGGAAGCCAGGCATATTCGAAAGGAGCGCCGATGGCAAAATATACCCTCGCCCTGGAAAGCGCCAGAACCTCACGGGGTTTAGGTTCGTAGGTGTGAGGTTCCACTCCCGGCGGAACCATGACCGTTACCGCCACATGGGCGCCGCCGATTTTTTCCACAAAGTACTTCTGGGGTGCGATGCTTACCGCTGCCTGGACGGGAGCTTCCGCGCACCATGAGGGAAGACCGTTCAAGATGCTCACTGCGGAGAAAAGGAGTATTCCCGCAATATACCGCGTCAAGGTCATTCGGAATCCTCCGTCCGGCATTCCCGGCAGATGCCGGAGAGGGTGATGGAAATGTCGGTGATCTCGCAATCCCGGGCAAACCGTGTCATGGAAGAGGCGCTGGCATGATCAAGAAACTCCAGACAGGAAATCTTCCGGCATCTCAGACATTTGAAATGCGGATGCACCGGGTTGTGCAGGCAGGCGATTTCATAATAGAGCGTTCCGGTGTCGTCGGTGATCTCACGGATAAGACCTTTTTCACGGAAGGAGTTCAGCGTCCGATAAACGGTGGCCAGATCCATCCGGAGCGCCGATGAAACGCGTCCATGCAGCTCTGAGGCATTCACCGGGGTGCTGCTGGCGAGGATGCTCTGAAGAATCGCCAGTTTTCGCTCGGTGATCCGGATATGCCGGCTTTTCAGGAGTTCTTTACTATCGCAGTGTCTCATGATTGTAGTATATTACAGATGCAAATGATTTGCAAGAAGAAATGACTGTATCGAATAATATAGGTGACGACATATTTTATTGCGTTTCTTTTCAAAATAGATGCCGAAACGGTTGCTAAAAGATGCGCTGCGCTTTCATCGTTCCCGCGAAGCGGAAACAAGTTCGGCATGACACGTGCACTTCGACAAGCTCAGTGCTCGGTCAGAGGACTCTGAGCCTGTCGAAGAGTCCACTGCATCCTGAACTCGTTTCAGGATCTAAACACTCAAAACATGCGCAATTATTTATGTCGTCATGTATAATTAATAAAGTTTGCATTTTTTGCAGGGAATAATATTTTCCCGGAAAAAAAACATTCCTTTACACGCTGCTTCCGAAAAGTTTTATTATACGCATCAATGGAACAGCAAAATCAGGGGCCAACTCCACAAGGGAAAGGGTATGAAAAATGAAAATGAAAAAGGTTTTCCGGAGATTTCTTATCGCAGCCTTTATTCTGGGCGGTATTATGGGAGCCGTTTTTGCGCTCGCTGCCAGTGAATCCGGAAATATCAAAAACCCGGAAATGGTGAAAGAGGTTGCTTCCGGGAAACAGACCACCGCCAATGCGGCATGGTGGGGTTTTAATGATACTGATGCCACCGAGGCGCTCCAGTCAGCCATCAATTCCGGGGCGAAAAAAGTGATCGTTCCCAACATGGGTAAAGACTGGATGGTCAGGCCGATCAAGCTCGTCTCCAACCAGGAAATTGAATTTCATAAGGGTGTGGTGGTCACTGCCAAAAAAGGGGAGTTCAAAGGCGGTAACGACTGTCTTTTCCGGGCTGATAATCTTAAAAATATCACTTTGACCGGCTATGGCGCCATCCTGCGGATGCAAAAGGATGATTACATGAAGTCACCCTATCAGAAAGCGGAATGGCGGATGGTTCTGGAGTTCAGCAGTTGTGATAATATCAAAATCCTTGGATTGACCCTGAAGGACAGCGGCGGAGACGGTATTTACCTGGGAGTCGCCAATAAGGAAAAGCCTTACTGCAGCAATGTGCTCATCAAAGATGTGGTTTGCGATAATAACTACCGTCAGGGAATTAGTGTGATCAGCGCCAAAAATATGACCATAGAAAACTGTACTTTTAAAAACACCTGGGGAACCGCGCCTGAAGCAGGCATCGATCTGGAACCGAATTTTAACACTGAGGCGCTGTCTAACTGCCTTATAAAGAATTGTGTCTTCGAGAACAACAAGGGCGCAGGCATCGCTTTCTGGCTGTCTTCTCTTTCCCGGAAATCCGACCCTCTGTCGGTAAAATTTGAGAACTGCCGGATTACTTCGGAGAAAGGCGGAGGTATTTTTGTGGGTGGAATAAAAGAAGACGGCCCGCTTGGTTTGATCGAGTTTAACGGATGCAAGGTTGAAAATACCGCCTCTTACGGCGCGCAATTTTATGGAAAAGCCGCGGACCGGGCGCTGATACGGCTGCGGGACTGTTCCTGGAAAAATGTCGCGCTCTCCAGCAATGATGCCCCCGTTCAAATTGTGCTTAACAAGCGGGGAGAAACGGAAAAGCAGGGAGGCATCGATTTTGTCAACTGCCGCGTGGAAGATACCAAAAACCGTCCGGCGATCGCCGCGACCGGCAGAGATACCGGCTACACAGTGAAAAACCTTGCGGGAACAATAACGGTGAAAAATCCAAACGGCGCGAAGATGGATTTGGGCCCCATCACCGAAGAGATCGCTCTGAAAGTGAAGTAATGAAAAGCCTTGTTTAATCTCAGAATTCCTCGCAGCTTGCTGCGGGATTGGATCCCCCTGTCCTTTATAAAGGGGGGGCAACCGATATCAACGGCGTAGAATGGTTTTTCTATTTTATCCCCATTAGCAAGGGGGATGTCACCGAAGGTGACAGGGGGATCATCTTTATAACTTTGCCGCTCTGCTGCTTCTTTCATTTCACCGCAACATCGTTCACCTTTACCCGGCGCGCTTTACCGTCCGGTCCCTCGATGTTGAGAACGACTGTAAATGTCCCGGGTTTTTTGTATACATGGATGGGATTCTGCTCGGTGGAGGTTGCGCCGTCATCGAAATCCCAGAGCCAGGAAGTGATTTTCCCATACGAAAGATCTTTGAAAGCTACCATCCGGCGGTCCATATCCACCACCTTGAACGACCATTGCGCCTCGATGGGTTTGCGGAATTGCGGTTCCAGCGGCATTGGCCGGAAAGCGACCTGGCAGGAGGCATTGGAATCCATCCGCGTTTTGTGCGAAAGGTTCCAGAAACCGGTATAATTGCCCTCTTTGCTATCGTAGTCAAGGACCGACCACGAAAGCCCGATGTTCTTGTTTTCTTCCAGTTTCGATTCCACCGCCCCTTCCGGGCCGTCATAAGGGGCGTAATCGAATGGTGTGATCCAGAACTCAAGAATAAGATGGCCGCTCTCGCCTTCCTTGAAATTGTAAGAATAGGCGTGATTGGAGTAGGGGAGATCGCGGATCCACGGCTGGCAGCCCCAGACCATGGCCCAGTCTCTTCCCTCGCCGGGAGGAGTAAAAATGTGGTAATTCTGGGCGTGCACCCCTTTGAATCGGAAATGCGCTTCCATAGGATCCGCAATCTGGGGATTGTTGATGAAGTCGCCGCCGGAAAGGTCGCCGTCCACCACCACCTCGAAAATATCGCCGCGCTTATAGTACATGTTCCAGTAATTGTCATCCGCCTCATAGAGGAAATAGAGACGGTTCATTCCTTTCACCCAGCCAACTTTCACTTTTATCTTCAGGTCTTTCGGGTCGGGATTTCCGACATGACCCATGACCGTATCTTCAAGCTGATCGGAACCGAGGGCGTAGCTTTCCGGAACGATATTCCAGTCATCGGTCTTTCCGTCTATGCAGGGAATCTTGTCCGGCGGAAACTGAAAAATTTTAAACACCACATCCGGGCGTTCCAGCGCCGGGGCTTCGGTGCAGCCGAATAGAACGAGCATCAATGCAGCGGTCGCCATCCTGAGTACCATGAAAACATTCTCCTTTCAACGATATTTTTTAAATCTCTGAAAGCCTTTACAGGTATAAAGAAAAATATACAATTTTACAATGAAAAAGCATGGAAAATTTGTCGGTCTGCCTGTTTATCTTTAGAAAAAGGTTTTGATAGCAAATAATCCGGGAATCAGGTATATTCAGTTTTAATGAAGTAATGTAACTTAATATTTAGTGATTGCGCAAACAAGGGAGTTATTATGGGTAAAACAACGGGTCTGAGTATCCTGTGCTTTTTGTTATTATTGATGGCTTCATGCGGGAAAGAAAAGGGGAAAACCGAAACCGTTAAAAAAACGCCGGTTCAGA
Protein-coding sequences here:
- a CDS encoding transcriptional repressor encodes the protein MRHCDSKELLKSRHIRITERKLAILQSILASSTPVNASELHGRVSSALRMDLATVYRTLNSFREKGLIREITDDTGTLYYEIACLHNPVHPHFKCLRCRKISCLEFLDHASASSMTRFARDCEITDISITLSGICRECRTEDSE
- a CDS encoding right-handed parallel beta-helix repeat-containing protein, with amino-acid sequence MKMKKVFRRFLIAAFILGGIMGAVFALAASESGNIKNPEMVKEVASGKQTTANAAWWGFNDTDATEALQSAINSGAKKVIVPNMGKDWMVRPIKLVSNQEIEFHKGVVVTAKKGEFKGGNDCLFRADNLKNITLTGYGAILRMQKDDYMKSPYQKAEWRMVLEFSSCDNIKILGLTLKDSGGDGIYLGVANKEKPYCSNVLIKDVVCDNNYRQGISVISAKNMTIENCTFKNTWGTAPEAGIDLEPNFNTEALSNCLIKNCVFENNKGAGIAFWLSSLSRKSDPLSVKFENCRITSEKGGGIFVGGIKEDGPLGLIEFNGCKVENTASYGAQFYGKAADRALIRLRDCSWKNVALSSNDAPVQIVLNKRGETEKQGGIDFVNCRVEDTKNRPAIAATGRDTGYTVKNLAGTITVKNPNGAKMDLGPITEEIALKVK
- a CDS encoding PKD domain-containing protein → MVLRMATAALMLVLFGCTEAPALERPDVVFKIFQFPPDKIPCIDGKTDDWNIVPESYALGSDQLEDTVMGHVGNPDPKDLKIKVKVGWVKGMNRLYFLYEADDNYWNMYYKRGDIFEVVVDGDLSGGDFINNPQIADPMEAHFRFKGVHAQNYHIFTPPGEGRDWAMVWGCQPWIRDLPYSNHAYSYNFKEGESGHLILEFWITPFDYAPYDGPEGAVESKLEENKNIGLSWSVLDYDSKEGNYTGFWNLSHKTRMDSNASCQVAFRPMPLEPQFRKPIEAQWSFKVVDMDRRMVAFKDLSYGKITSWLWDFDDGATSTEQNPIHVYKKPGTFTVVLNIEGPDGKARRVKVNDVAVK